From the Gavia stellata isolate bGavSte3 chromosome 22, bGavSte3.hap2, whole genome shotgun sequence genome, one window contains:
- the PCTP gene encoding phosphatidylcholine transfer protein, whose protein sequence is MEAPPPRGFSEEQFRAACRELDQPAPAAGGPWQLLVESMGVRIYRLYDEQSGLYEYKIFGGLADCPPKLCVDVYMDLDFRKQWDQYVKELYEKKYDGEKVIYWEVKYPFPLSNRDYVYIRECQEMDVDGRKIWVVLAQSVSVPQCPEKPGIIRVKSYKQSLAIESDGKTGSKVYMYYFDNPGGMIPSWLVNWAAKSGVPTFLKDMQKACRNYSKST, encoded by the exons ATggaggcgccgccgccgcggggcttCTCCGAGGAGCAGTTTCGGGCCGCCTGCCGGGAGCTGGACCAGCCGGCGCCGGCTGCGGGGGGGCCCTGGCAGCTCCTGGTGGAGAGCATGGGCGTGAGGATCTACCGGCTGTACGACGAg CAATCGGGACTTTATGAGTATAAAATCTTCGGTGGTCTTGCTGACTGTCCCCCAAAGCTGTGTGTGGATGTCTATATGGACTTAGATTTCAGAAAACAATGGGATCAGTACGTTAAAG AACTGTATGAGAAAAAATATGATGGTGAAAAAGTAATCTACTGGGAAGTGAAGTACCCTTTTCCTCTCTCAAACAGAGAT TATGTCTATATTCGTGAATGTCAAGAGATGGATGTTGATGGGCGGAAGATCTGGGTTGTGTTAGCTCAAAGTGTGTCTGTTCCTCAGTGCCCTGAAAAGCCGGGTATTATCAGAGTTAAAAGCTATAAACAAAGTCTGGCAATTGAAAGTGATGGCAAGACTGGATCTAAAG TCTATATGTACTATTTTGATAATCCCGGTGGCATGATTCCATCATGGCTGGTCAATTGGGCTGCCAAG AGTGGTGTGCCTACTTTCTTGAAGGATATGCAAAAAGCTTGCCGTAACTATTCTAAGAGCACATAG